The stretch of DNA CGGCAGACATCCTTTACCCCGCCGGCCCCGGCCAGACCGTCAAATTCCCTGGTGACGATCCAGATATCTTCAATTTTCTTTATCTTTTTCTGAGAACTCATTTCTGTTTACCCGAAAAATTCAAGAACGGGATGCATTCCCGATAAATAGAGACAAAACGGACGCACTCAAAAAAGGCGCACGCCGTCACTCTTCGTCCAGTTCAAAATGCTCCGGTGTCCATTCGAGGGTTTGCAGACGCAGCAAATGGTCGGCCAGGGTCAGGCAAACCATGGCCTCACAAACCGGAATAATACGCGGGATAGCGGAAATATCATGCCGTCCGCCGATATTTATCTCAACCGGTTCGTTTTCCAAATTCACCGTCCACTGGGACCTGGCAATGGAGGGAATCGGTTTTACCGCCACCCGGGCGACAATGGGGTCGCCATTGGAAATGCCGGCAAGGATGCCGCCGGCATTGTTGGAGGTGAAGCCGTCCGGAGTCAGCTGGTCGTTATTCTGCGAACCGGTCATCCGGGCTGCCTCGAATCCCGCACCGATTTCCACTCCCTTTACCGCGCCGATGGACATGAGCGCCCCGGCAAGATCGGCATCAAGCTTGTTGAATACCGGCTCTCCAAGCCCCGGCGGGCAGCCGGTGGCGACAATTTCGACAATGCCGCCCAAAGAATCCCCTTCCTGTTTGACCTGTATTATTCTTTCCTCCATCCTGGCGGCCGCTTCCATATCCGGACAGAACAGGCTGTTCTGCGCGATCGCGGAGAAATCGATATTTTCCGCATCTATTCCCCCCAAGGACATGGTGTAGGCAACCACCTGAATATCATGGAAGGCCAACAGTTTTCTCGCCACCGCACCGGCCGCGACCCGCGCCGCCGTCTCCCGGGCCGAAGCACGGCCGCCGCCGCGATGGTCGCGGATGCCGTATTTCATCAAGTAGGAATAATCTCCATGTCCCGGCCGGAAAATATCCTTGAGATAATCATATGACCGGCTGTGGGCATCCTTGTTGTAAATAACCAGGGTCAAGGGTGTCCCGGTGGTGCAGCCGTCAAAAATGCCGGAAAGGATCTCGACCTTATCCGGTTCCTTTCTGGGGCTCGCCGCTCCGCCGGTGCCGGGCCGGCGCCTGTCCAGATCCGACTGGATATCTTCACTGCTGATCGGAATACCGGGTGGACACCCGTCTATCGTCGCTCCAATTGCCGTGCCATGGGATTCCCCCCAGGTGGTTACCCTGAAAACCTGCCCAAACGTGTTGCCGGCCATGACGTCTCCTTTTTCCGCTTTCCAGTTTAAACTGCTCTTTTCTCATCATTGGGCCGCTTCAGGGAATTCTTTTATTCCCGCGGCTCTTCACTCCTCTGCCAGAATGCAACAATTTCCTCAACAACCAGTGCCGGCTCCTTTTCAGCGTGTATCGCCAGATGCGAACCGGCTCGATAAAGAGGCTCCCGTTCCGCCAAAACCTTCTCGACTTCTCCTATCATGTCATTTCCGGTGAGAGACGGTCTTTGTCCGGCCGACGCCGCATCACGGGCCAGCCTTTTTGTTATGGTATCCACATTCGCCTGCAGCCAGACAACAAGGCTTGCATCCATCAGCCGGCGCCATTGCTCCCGATGGAGAACAGCACCGCCGCCGGGCGCGACAACCAGATTTTGGCGATCAAGCAGAGTGGTCAGATAGTCACGCTCCAATCCCCGGAAAAAATCCCAGCCCCGCTCAGCCACCATCCGATTGATTGTCTGTCCCTGTTGTTTCTCAATTTCCTTGTCGACATCCAGGAAGGAAAAAGATACCCGTTCAGCAAGCAGTTTGCCGATCGTCGTTTTACCGGTCGCCCTGTAACCAGTCAGAATGATTTTTGTTTTTCTTATCATGAAAACCATTTAAGTCACCAAACGGGCAACTGTCAAGAAACAGTAAAAAAAACGAACTTTTTCTTTACGTTTATGTCAATAAAGATTATCATTTTTAACAAAAGACGAGCTCTTGTGCAACAATGTGGAGTATTTCAAATTCGATTCGCGAAAAAATTGAATTTTCACTTTCTTATCAAAGAATCATCAGGAGGATCAACAATGGGCCATGAGTGCATTAAACCCGTCAAAGTCGGACAACAAGTTGAAAATTTTTCCATGGACACATATCTGCCGACGGAATTCGGTTTTGGTAAAATTTCTCTGGCGGAGTTGAAAAATTCCGACAAATGGTGCGTGCTTGTTTTTTATCCCGCGGATTTTACCTTTGTCTGCTCCACAGAACTTGCTGATTTTGCAGACAAATATGACGATTTCAAAAAGGCGGGGGCGGAAGTTGTCACCATCAGCACGGACACGCAATTTACCCATCTTGCCTGGAAACGTGAAGAAAAGTCACTGGCCAACGCCAAATATCCCATGGCGGCCGACCCAACCGGCAAGGTTTCCAAAATGTTCGGTGTTTACGATCAGGAGACGGGGCTTGCCCTCAGGGGTACATTTATCATCAACCCTCAAGGCGTTGTGGTGGCGTCAGAGGTCAATTTTTACAATGTCGGCCGCAGTGCCGCCGAGACGCTCCGCAAATTGAAAGCAAGCATCCACGTGGCCGCACATCCGGATCAGGCCTGTCCGGCCAATTGGCAAGAAGGGGAAAAGACCTTGACTCCGTCCGCCAAACTCGTCGGCAAAGTATATGAAGAGCTTTGTTGACGCCTGAAAAAACAAATTCCCGCAAACTTTCGTTTCGCCCTTGTTACGGCCTTCTGCTCTTTCCCGGCAGAGGGCCTTTTTTTTGGGATATTCCTATTTGCCGGTTAATCCAAAAAAACGCGTGACATATTCGGCCAACAATTGTCATATTGCTGTTTCTCTATCAAATTACCCGGTCCTTTTTCTAATACTTTCTGTCAGGAGTGAATTATGAGCGATACCCATAAATTAACCATCGTCCTTGCGACGCGGAACAAGGGGAAATTGAAGGAATTTCAGGAACTGCTGAAGGATTTCGCGGTGGACTTGAAATGTCTTGATGATTTCGGCCCCATTCCGGAAGTGATTGAGGATGGCGAAACATTTGACGACAATGCCTACAAAAAGGCCTCATTTACCGCCAAGGCACTCGGCATACCGGCAATAGCCGACGACTCCGGTCTGGCTGTTGAAGCCCTTGACGGCGCTCCGGGGGTGCACTCCGCCCGCTATGCCGGAAAGAACGCCACGGATGAGGACAATATCAAAAAGCTGCTCAGTGAGCTCGAAGGACAAGCAAACCGCAAGGCCGCCTTTCACTGCGTCATTTCAATCGCGGTCCCCACCGGCCCGGCCCTCACCTACGAGGGGAGCTGCGAAGGAGAAATTCTTTCCACGGCCCGCGGCCAAGGCGGGTTCGGCTATGACCCTGTTTTTTACTTTCCGGGATTTGCCAAAACCTTTGCCGAAGCCTCCATGGAGGAAAAAAACAAAATCAGTCACCGGGGCAAGGCCCTGGCTGAAATGGCAACGGAATTCGACAAGGTGCTGAAATGGCTCAAACAAAGGCTGGCTGAGGCAAAACCGCCCAAGCCGGACCATAGCCAATTTGAGCACAATGACTGGTCCTTACCCAAGATGGTCTGAGGATTTTTTGGCGGGTGCGGAACCGTTTTTGATTGTGCCGCGTCCCCGGTTTGTATCGCATGGGAATTCCAGCGGAATTTCCATGCGATATTTTTCTGCGCCCCCTGTCGCTTTGGCGCGGGCTTCACTGCGTCCTGCTCCTCACCCAGCCGTCTGTTGCATCTGCCGGATAAGAAAATCGTGAAAGGCCTTATATTGGCCGGGCAGCGTTCTTTTTTTGTGAGTGGCGATATAAAATTCCCGCCTCATCTTTTCCCCAAGAGTCATCTCGATCAAGGAGCCAGTGGCCAGCTCGTCGGCGATGGCCCGTCGTGACAGAATGGAGGTTCCCAAGCCGGCCTTTATTGCCTGTTTGATCGAGTCGCTGGAACCAAGCACCGCCACCACATTCATTTTCTTGAGATTGATCTCCATGCTCTGCAGAAAATCTTCCATATTCTTCCGGGTTCCTGATCCCTCTTCACGCAAAAGAAACGGCAGCTCATAGATTTTCAGACTCTTCAATGTTTTGTTTTGAAAGAATTTCGGCGCACCGGCAAAAACAAGTTCATCTTCCAGGAATGGTTCATAGTGAAGAACCTTCGGTTCCATGTCGGCGCCGACAATCCCCATGAAGAAATCATGATTGACCAGCATGTCGGTTATTTTCTTGGTATCGGCGATAACGATTTCAAAAGAAACATCCGGGTAATTTTCCCGAAATTTGGCGGCCAGCGCCGGGAGCATGTAATTGCCGGGAATGGTGCTCGCGCCGAGCACCAGTTTCCCTTTGACCCGATCAACGCTTTTCAATACAAGTTCATTGATTTTTTCCAGATCCCCAATGAGCTGCAGGGCCTTGGGAAAGATCAGATCCGCCTCGCTTGTCGGTTCGATTTTTCTGCCGAGACGGTCAAAAAGCAGACAGCCAAGCGATCTTTCCAGATTTTTGATATGCTCACTGATTGTCGGCTGACTGATAAAAAGCTGCTCTGAAGCCTTTGAGAAGCTCCTGTTGCGATAAACAGAAACAAATATACGCAGTTGGTGGATATCCATGCATGAAACTCCCGGGGTAAAGCCGTGGCGGTCACCAACACGGCCGGCTGAATGCCCAGAGCGGCAGAAGGAACCATCACCAAATAACCGTCACCCGATCCGGTATTTCGTAACGACTCCCCATTTCCAATGACTCAAAAACTACTATAGCTATTCCCGATTACAGACGACAGCTGTTTTTTTGTCAATAAGTATCCTCTGAGGAAACCTTTTTTCAAAAAGGGAGGGGAGCGGCAATGGGCGATTTGGGAAGCGGGGAGAGGATCCTCCCCTCAGGTGGTTATCAAGGGTAACGAAAAAACACGCGAACCTGAAAAAAACGGCCGCGGATCACCCGGCTGCATCAATCATTAAACCCGATCTGTTCGATCAACTTACGCAGAATTTTTCGTTCTTCCAGCGAAAGACTGGTAACCTCGAAACCGGTATCGAAAAAATCCGGATTAATGTCATTGGAGGACCACAGGCTTTTCCCTTCAAAATGGATTTCCTTTTCCTGAAAATAGCCTTCCGGCAACATCAATTTGAGAATAAAGGTCTTGTTGAGCGGCAGACGCTCTTTACTGACGAGTTTAATCCCCCGGGTGGTGATATCGACAAGATGCCCGAGAAGTCCATTGGTTTCAAGGTCAAAGACTTCCAGATAATAAATCAGATGATGGCGTTTCAGAACTCGAGATTTCGTCATGTGGCCACACCTCGGTGGAATTGAAGGAGAACCAGGCAATCGATGCAACAGCTAAAATTTATTCTGGATCTTTTCCTGCTGTTTTTCAACCTTTTCCAGCATACGCGAAACCACTTCCTCGATGCTGAGGGCAGATGTGTCGATGATAACCGCATCATCGGCGGCTTTTAAGGGGGCGAGACTGCGGCTGCTGTCGTCCGCATCCCTTTTCAGGATCTGGGCAAGGATCTGCTCCTCATCCGCCGCCATGCCTTTTTCCCGCAACTGCAGGCTCCGGCGCCGGGCCCTTTCCTGCGGGGCCGCATCAAGGAAAAATTTATGCCCGGCCGCGGGAAAAACCACGGTGCCGGTGTCCCGTCCTTCAGCAACGACCCGGCCCTGTTCCGCCAGCCGCCGCTGCATTTCAGTCAACCGTTGCCGCACCACCGGCAAGGCGGACACCTTTGAGGCCACCAATCCCATTTCCGCGGTACGAATTGCCAGACTGACATCATCCCCGTCAAGAATGACCCTGGTATCCCCGTCACCGGGGGCGAGCCGCAGGTCCATGCCGTCAAGCAATGCACCGAGCGCCGGCCCGTCTTCCAAACTGATTCCCGTTTGCATCGCCTTGTAGCCCACGGCGCGATACATTGCCCCGGTGTCAAGATAGGTATAACCCAGTCGGGCAGCGATCAGCCTGCTGATGGTGCTCTTGCCGCAGCCCGAAGGGCCGTCAATGGTGATAATGTCCTGCATGGGCAACCTCTTGCTTCTAAGAAGCATTATTGTAAAAAATACGCCGAGCCGCCATCAATGACGGCAGACGCGCCGTAACGAAATCTTCACTTCGACAGGTTATTTCGTCGCGGCGCCTAGACATTGGGCCAGACTTTTCACCAGCCGCTCATTTTCCGCCCCGGTGCCGACCGTTATGCGGATGAAATTCGGATATCCGTAAGCGCTCATGGGGCGGACGATAACCCCGGTGCGCAGCATCTTTTCATACAGCGCCTTGCAGTCAGACCCGACATCAACCAGGAAAAAATTCGTCTGGGTGGGGAAAACCCGGCAGCCGAGCTTTTCAATCGCGGCGGAAAGCCAGGCAATGCCGTCATGGGTCATGGCGAGGGTTTTCCGGTAATGATCGTCATCCTCCAGACAGGCAAGCGCCGCCACCTGAGCCAGCTCATTGACATTAAAAGGCTGCCTGACCCGATGCAGATACATGGCGATCCCGGCGTCCATGATACCGTACCCGACCCGCAATCCGGCCAGACCATAGGCCTTGGAAAAGGTACGCAAACCAACCACCGGCACCGGATTATGGATATAACGGCGCACATCAAGCCGGACGGATTCATCGACAAAATCCACATACGCCTCATCGAGCACCACAATCACCGTTTCCGGCAGTTGCGCGAGAAACGCCTCAAACTTTTCCCTGCCAAAAACCGATCCGGTGGGATTATTGGGGTTGTCGAGAAAAATCAACTTGGTCTTTGCGGTCACCCCGGCGACAATGGCATCAAGATCATGGGCCATATCCTTGAGCGGCAGCACGATATTCACCCCGCTTCGGGCCTGGACCATGGTCTGGTAAACCAGAAAGGATGGATGACTTGTGATGACCTCGTCGCCCGCGCTGACAAAGGCCCCCACCAACAGCTCGATCACCTCATTGGAACCGTTGCCGAAAACAAGCTCGGACGGCTGTATCCGCAGCTTTTCGGCAAGGGCCGCGGCAAGATAATAGCAACTGCCGTCCGGGTAGCGGTGCAGATTGACCAGGTTCCGGCGAATGGCATCCAGGGCCTTGGGCGAAGGCCCCAGGGAGTTTTCATTGGAGGCCATTTTAATGGACCCGGTAATGCCGTATTCCCGCTCCAGTTCCTTCAGGGGCTTGCCGGGAGGATAAGGAATCAGTGTTTCAATATTTTTATTGACTGAAAGTTTCATTAGCGTGCGTCGGATGTTGAATGGATATTATAAAGTCGGTTTTTTACCGACCAGATCAAGCCGTTGCTCCAGGTTGTACGCCGCCCGCAGCAATTTTTCCTCGGCAAAATGAGCCGCCTGCATCTGCAGGCCGATCGGCAGCCCCGCCCGGCTCATGCCGCAGGGCACCGAAAGGCCGGGAATTCCGGCCAGGTTGGCCGGGATGGTCAACACATCGGAAAGATACATGCTGAGAGGATCATGGCTCTTTTCACCGATTTTCCAGGCCGGGGTGGGCGTTACCGGCGAGACCAGCACATCGCAGAGGGAAAAGGCCTTTCCGTAGTCCTCGACAATCAGGGTACGGACCTGGGAGGCCTTCTTGTAATAGGCGTCATAATAGCCGGAGGAAAGGGCATAGGTCCCCATGATAATCCGCCGCTTCACTTCATCGCCGAAGCCCCGGGACCTGCTCTTCTTGTACATCTCAATCAGCAGATCAGCCTCCATGTCGCGGAGGCCGTACCTGACGCCGTCATACCGGGCCAGATTGGAACTTGCTTCCGCCGGGGCAATGATATAATAGGCGGCAACCCCATATTCGGTATGGGGAAGCGAGACATCGGCAACTTCGGCGCCGGCCTCCCGCAGTTTGGCCAGAGCCCCGTGCACCGACTTCTCCACCTCCGGATCAAGCCCCTCGCCGAAATATTCCCGCGGGATGCCGATGGTCATTCCGCGCAGACCATCCGTGAGGGCGGCGCAGTAATCAGGCACCGGCCGGTTCACCGAGGTCGAATCACTTCCATCATAGCCGCTGATGGCGTTCAGCATCAGGGCGCAGTCCCGTACATCCTTGGTCAAGGGGCCGATCTGGTCCAGGGAAGAGGCATAAGCAAGCAAACCGAAACGGGAAACGCGACCATAGGTGGGCTTTAAGCCGACCACACCGCAATGCGATGCCGGCTGCCGGATGGAGCCGCCCGTATCCGAGCCAAGGGAGGCAATGCACTCATCGGCCGCTACCGCCGCCGCGGAACCGCCGCTTGACCCACCGCAGATAAAATCAGCCTTCCAGGGATTTGCCGGCACCCCAAAGGCGCAATTTTCATTGGCCGAACCCATGGCGAATTCATCCATGCTGGTCTTGCCGATAATCACCGCCCCCGCCTCTTCCAGCTTGTTGATAACCGTGGCATTATAGGGTGGGATAAATGTCTCGAGAATTTTGGAACCGGCGGTGGTGCGCAGACCCTTGGTGCAGATAACATCCTTGATGGAAAGAGGAATGCCGCACAGCGGGCCGCCTTGGCCCCGATCAAGTCTTTTGCCGGCCTCATCCGCCTGTTGCAAGGCTTTTTCCCTGTTCAAGCTGATATAAGCGCCAACCCGCCCCTCCACCTGCTCAATACGGTCAAAGACCGCCTGTGTCGCATGGAGGGGCGATGTTTCCTTGCGGGTAAAAAGTTGGTGTAATTCATGTATGGTCAAAGCATGTAAATCCATATATTCCTCACCTGACAACAGAGGTGTTCTCCTTGGTCGGAAAACAAAATCTGGAAACCGGCGAGGTGCCGTATTTCCAGATATATTTTGTAAACCGGGTTCTCTTTTCTTAAATGACCCTGGGGACGACAAAGGCCTCGCCGTTCTGGCGCGGTCCGTTGGCCAAGGCCTCCTGCCGGGGCAGAGAGGGATGCACCACATCATCCCGGAAGGCATTATGCACGGCCAGGGCGTGGGTTGTCGGCGTCACGTCCGTGGTGTCGATTTCATTGAGCTTGGCAACGTAGCCGAGTATCCGGTCAAGCTGGCCGGTTATTGCTTCAACTTCCTGCTCCGAGAGATCAAGCCGGGCCAGATGGGCCACCTTGGCAACTTCTTCCTTGGAAATATTCATATTTTTGCACGCAATCTAATCAAATTTTCTTTGGGAAAGGATATCGGCAAAAGCCTCCACCACCACGGGGTCAAACTGCCTCCGGCAATGATCCCGCAGCTCCTTGACCCCCTCCGCCATGGTCATGTTGACCTTGTAACTGCGCTTGGAGGTCATGGCGTCAAAGCTGTCGGCCGCCGTGACAATCTTGGTCAGCAAATTAATTTCATCTCCTCGCAGCCCATCCGGATAGCCCCTGCCGTCAAGGCGCTCATGATGATGCCTGACGATCTCACCTTCCCTTTCGAGAAAGTTCAGCGGCTTGATGATGTTTTCCCCGATTTCCGGATGTTTCTTGACCAGCAGCCACTCCTCGTCGGTCAAAGGGCCCGCTTTCTGGATGCAGCTGACATCAATGACAAGTTTGCCGATATCGTGCAGCTGGCAGGCACGGTTCAACACATCAATTTCCCCTTTGGGCAGCCCCATGGCCTTGCCGATCAATTTGGAGTACTCGGTAACCCGTTTGGTATGTCCTGCCGTGTACTGATCTTTCTCCTCAAGGGCGGTGTTCAAGGTAATAATGGTGTTGACCGACGATATTTCAAGATGGTGACTGTATTTTTTCAGCAACAGATTCTTTTCCGCCAGTTCCTTTGTTTTCTTTTTGACTTCACTTTCCAGATTCTGCTTATAGGTTTTCTCCCGGCGAAGAAACATTCGTTTTTCAACGGCCCGCCGAATTTTGACATCAAATAGGTCAAGATCCTCGATTG from Desulfobulbaceae bacterium DB1 encodes:
- a CDS encoding chorismate synthase, encoding MAGNTFGQVFRVTTWGESHGTAIGATIDGCPPGIPISSEDIQSDLDRRRPGTGGAASPRKEPDKVEILSGIFDGCTTGTPLTLVIYNKDAHSRSYDYLKDIFRPGHGDYSYLMKYGIRDHRGGGRASARETAARVAAGAVARKLLAFHDIQVVAYTMSLGGIDAENIDFSAIAQNSLFCPDMEAAARMEERIIQVKQEGDSLGGIVEIVATGCPPGLGEPVFNKLDADLAGALMSIGAVKGVEIGAGFEAARMTGSQNNDQLTPDGFTSNNAGGILAGISNGDPIVARVAVKPIPSIARSQWTVNLENEPVEINIGGRHDISAIPRIIPVCEAMVCLTLADHLLRLQTLEWTPEHFELDEE
- a CDS encoding peroxiredoxin encodes the protein MGHECIKPVKVGQQVENFSMDTYLPTEFGFGKISLAELKNSDKWCVLVFYPADFTFVCSTELADFADKYDDFKKAGAEVVTISTDTQFTHLAWKREEKSLANAKYPMAADPTGKVSKMFGVYDQETGLALRGTFIINPQGVVVASEVNFYNVGRSAAETLRKLKASIHVAAHPDQACPANWQEGEKTLTPSAKLVGKVYEELC
- a CDS encoding Non-canonical purine NTP pyrophosphatase, translated to MSDTHKLTIVLATRNKGKLKEFQELLKDFAVDLKCLDDFGPIPEVIEDGETFDDNAYKKASFTAKALGIPAIADDSGLAVEALDGAPGVHSARYAGKNATDEDNIKKLLSELEGQANRKAAFHCVISIAVPTGPALTYEGSCEGEILSTARGQGGFGYDPVFYFPGFAKTFAEASMEEKNKISHRGKALAEMATEFDKVLKWLKQRLAEAKPPKPDHSQFEHNDWSLPKMV
- a CDS encoding cytidylate kinase; the protein is MLLRSKRLPMQDIITIDGPSGCGKSTISRLIAARLGYTYLDTGAMYRAVGYKAMQTGISLEDGPALGALLDGMDLRLAPGDGDTRVILDGDDVSLAIRTAEMGLVASKVSALPVVRQRLTEMQRRLAEQGRVVAEGRDTGTVVFPAAGHKFFLDAAPQERARRRSLQLREKGMAADEEQILAQILKRDADDSSRSLAPLKAADDAVIIDTSALSIEEVVSRMLEKVEKQQEKIQNKF
- a CDS encoding histidinol-phosphate transaminase, encoding MKLSVNKNIETLIPYPPGKPLKELEREYGITGSIKMASNENSLGPSPKALDAIRRNLVNLHRYPDGSCYYLAAALAEKLRIQPSELVFGNGSNEVIELLVGAFVSAGDEVITSHPSFLVYQTMVQARSGVNIVLPLKDMAHDLDAIVAGVTAKTKLIFLDNPNNPTGSVFGREKFEAFLAQLPETVIVVLDEAYVDFVDESVRLDVRRYIHNPVPVVGLRTFSKAYGLAGLRVGYGIMDAGIAMYLHRVRQPFNVNELAQVAALACLEDDDHYRKTLAMTHDGIAWLSAAIEKLGCRVFPTQTNFFLVDVGSDCKALYEKMLRTGVIVRPMSAYGYPNFIRITVGTGAENERLVKSLAQCLGAATK
- the gatA gene encoding aspartyl/glutamyl-tRNA amidotransferase subunit A (allows the formation of correctly charged Asn-tRNA(Asn) or Gln-tRNA(Gln) through the transamidation of misacylated Asp-tRNA(Asn) or Glu-tRNA(Gln) in organisms which lack either or both of asparaginyl-tRNA or glutaminyl-tRNA synthetases; reaction takes place in the presence of glutamine and ATP through an activated phospho-Asp-tRNA(Asn) or phospho-Glu-tRNA), whose translation is MDLHALTIHELHQLFTRKETSPLHATQAVFDRIEQVEGRVGAYISLNREKALQQADEAGKRLDRGQGGPLCGIPLSIKDVICTKGLRTTAGSKILETFIPPYNATVINKLEEAGAVIIGKTSMDEFAMGSANENCAFGVPANPWKADFICGGSSGGSAAAVAADECIASLGSDTGGSIRQPASHCGVVGLKPTYGRVSRFGLLAYASSLDQIGPLTKDVRDCALMLNAISGYDGSDSTSVNRPVPDYCAALTDGLRGMTIGIPREYFGEGLDPEVEKSVHGALAKLREAGAEVADVSLPHTEYGVAAYYIIAPAEASSNLARYDGVRYGLRDMEADLLIEMYKKSRSRGFGDEVKRRIIMGTYALSSGYYDAYYKKASQVRTLIVEDYGKAFSLCDVLVSPVTPTPAWKIGEKSHDPLSMYLSDVLTIPANLAGIPGLSVPCGMSRAGLPIGLQMQAAHFAEEKLLRAAYNLEQRLDLVGKKPTL
- a CDS encoding asparaginyl/glutamyl-tRNA amidotransferase subunit C, giving the protein MNISKEEVAKVAHLARLDLSEQEVEAITGQLDRILGYVAKLNEIDTTDVTPTTHALAVHNAFRDDVVHPSLPRQEALANGPRQNGEAFVVPRVI
- a CDS encoding cyclic di-GMP phosphodiesterase response regulator; the protein is MADDDPLVRDAVMKILELFGYQVLAVEDGRAALDAVTDEIDAILLDINMPGLNGFETIQALNKRKLDIPVLFLTGAGSMEYAVKAINLGAYDFIPKPIEDLDLFDVKIRRAVEKRMFLRREKTYKQNLESEVKKKTKELAEKNLLLKKYSHHLEISSVNTIITLNTALEEKDQYTAGHTKRVTEYSKLIGKAMGLPKGEIDVLNRACQLHDIGKLVIDVSCIQKAGPLTDEEWLLVKKHPEIGENIIKPLNFLEREGEIVRHHHERLDGRGYPDGLRGDEINLLTKIVTAADSFDAMTSKRSYKVNMTMAEGVKELRDHCRRQFDPVVVEAFADILSQRKFD